A window from Nocardioides mesophilus encodes these proteins:
- a CDS encoding S24 family peptidase, with product MPDRSTPSGSGRRLGLARVHGRSMEPTLHEGDRLVVLHGARPRVGRLAVVRLPGEVLAVKRVTRREPSGWWVERDNPREGVDSWSVGAVPDADVLAVVLLRVWSPDPSRPGHVGRVAAVTGVTAVAASLAALAAARCWCRLRHIRTRPRSG from the coding sequence GCCCGCGTGCACGGGCGGTCGATGGAGCCGACGCTGCACGAGGGCGACCGGCTCGTGGTGCTGCACGGCGCGCGGCCCCGGGTCGGCCGGCTGGCCGTCGTACGCCTGCCCGGGGAGGTGCTGGCCGTCAAGCGCGTCACCCGGCGCGAGCCGAGCGGTTGGTGGGTGGAGCGGGACAACCCGCGTGAAGGCGTCGACTCCTGGTCCGTGGGTGCGGTCCCGGACGCCGACGTGCTGGCCGTGGTGCTGCTGCGGGTGTGGTCGCCGGACCCGTCCCGACCGGGACACGTCGGGCGGGTCGCGGCGGTGACGGGGGTGACGGCGGTGGCGGCGTCGCTCGCGGCGCTGGCCGCGGCACGGTGCTGGTGTCGCCTGCGCCACATCCGGACGCGACCCCGGTCCGGCTGA